A genome region from Coprococcus phoceensis includes the following:
- the pth gene encoding aminoacyl-tRNA hydrolase produces MFVIVGLGNPTAQYEGTRHNAGFDVIDVLAEKYNISVDARKCRAFCGKGVIAGQKVLLVKPQTYMNLSGESVGGIVNYYKIDPESDLLVIYDDISLDVGQLRIRKKGSAGGHNGIKSIIAHLGTTVFPRIKVGVGEKPKNYDLADYVLGHFSKQERELMEEGYEHASDAVEQIVQGEIEAAMNVFNKKVKA; encoded by the coding sequence ATGTTTGTTATAGTAGGATTAGGAAATCCGACGGCTCAGTATGAAGGAACGAGACACAATGCCGGGTTTGATGTCATAGATGTGTTGGCGGAGAAATATAATATATCAGTGGATGCAAGGAAGTGTCGGGCATTCTGCGGGAAAGGAGTCATTGCGGGGCAGAAAGTACTTCTTGTAAAACCGCAGACTTATATGAATTTGAGCGGAGAGAGCGTTGGGGGAATTGTAAATTACTACAAGATTGATCCGGAGTCTGATCTGCTTGTCATTTATGATGACATCAGTCTGGATGTAGGACAACTTCGCATCCGCAAAAAAGGAAGTGCGGGCGGTCACAACGGAATCAAGAGTATTATCGCCCATCTTGGCACAACGGTATTTCCGAGAATTAAAGTAGGAGTAGGAGAAAAACCGAAGAATTACGATCTGGCAGACTATGTGCTCGGTCATTTTTCTAAACAGGAAAGAGAATTGATGGAAGAAGGATATGAACATGCATCTGATGCAGTAGAGCAGATTGTGCAAGGTGAGATTGAGGCTGCGATGAATGTGTTCAACAAAAAAGTAAAAGCATAG
- a CDS encoding FMN-binding protein — translation MSSKTKIVVLHMKEVIYTVVFVVLGILLILLLTFMFLPNDEKHTSKKQEYMPGVYTSTVTLNNTSLEVEVAVDSSHINSIRFSNLDETVATMYPLIQPAIENIAEQVYDSQSLENISFPEDNPYTSQVIINAIDDALKKATVK, via the coding sequence ATGAGTTCCAAGACCAAAATCGTTGTCTTACACATGAAAGAAGTGATTTATACTGTAGTGTTTGTCGTGCTGGGAATTTTGCTGATCCTGCTGCTAACCTTTATGTTCCTCCCAAATGATGAAAAACATACATCCAAAAAACAAGAATATATGCCCGGTGTCTACACTTCCACCGTCACTTTAAATAACACTTCTCTGGAAGTGGAAGTTGCAGTGGACAGCTCACACATCAACTCCATCCGGTTCAGCAATCTGGATGAAACAGTTGCAACAATGTACCCGCTGATTCAGCCTGCAATCGAAAATATTGCAGAGCAAGTCTATGATTCCCAGTCGCTGGAAAATATATCCTTCCCGGAAGATAATCCTTACACCTCTCAGGTCATCATAAACGCAATTGATGATGCATTAAAAAAAGCCACGGTCAAATAA
- a CDS encoding HAD family hydrolase: MYKACIFDLDGTLTDTLESLTYSVNETLKELKLKKITQEQCRSFVGNGARCLIERALVAGGDLEKSQMEPAMEIYGRIFGENCTYHVTPYDGIAEMLEQLKKSGIKLAVLSNKPHLQAVDVVKEFFGEDVFSYVQGQIDSVPRKPDPSAALMIAEKLGCKKEECVYVGDSEVDIKTGHAAGMKTVSVSWGFRSREILKENGAEHIIDRPEELIHMIGKGI; the protein is encoded by the coding sequence ATGTATAAAGCATGCATATTTGATTTGGACGGGACATTGACAGATACATTAGAATCCTTAACATATTCAGTTAATGAAACGTTGAAAGAATTAAAGCTTAAGAAAATTACACAAGAGCAGTGCAGAAGCTTTGTCGGAAATGGTGCGAGATGTCTGATCGAACGTGCCTTGGTGGCAGGAGGAGATTTAGAAAAATCTCAGATGGAGCCGGCAATGGAGATATATGGACGTATATTTGGAGAAAATTGTACATATCATGTAACACCATACGATGGAATCGCAGAGATGCTTGAACAGTTGAAGAAGAGTGGAATCAAGCTGGCGGTGCTGTCGAACAAGCCGCATTTGCAGGCTGTTGATGTGGTGAAGGAATTTTTCGGGGAAGATGTTTTTTCATATGTTCAGGGACAGATAGACAGTGTACCGAGAAAGCCGGATCCGAGCGCAGCGCTGATGATTGCAGAGAAGCTTGGATGTAAAAAAGAAGAATGTGTGTACGTCGGAGATTCTGAAGTGGATATTAAGACGGGGCATGCAGCGGGTATGAAGACAGTGAGCGTATCCTGGGGATTTCGCTCAAGAGAAATACTTAAGGAAAATGGTGCGGAGCATATCATTGACAGACCAGAAGAATTAATTCATATGATAGGAAAGGGTATATAG
- the sigG gene encoding RNA polymerase sporulation sigma factor SigG: protein MALNKVEICGVDTSKLPLLKEEEKNALFAKIKAGDEGAKEQYIKGNLRLVLSVIKRFTNSNENPDDLFQIGCIGLIKAINNFNTELDVKFSTYAVPMIIGEIRRYMRDNNSIRVSRSLRDTAYKAIYAKEGYMKRNLREPTLQEISEEIGIAKEDIVFAMDAIQAPMSLNEPVYNDGGDALYVMDQISDKKNKEENWIEELALQAAMEHLGEREKYIIRLRFFEGRTQMEVAEDIDISQAQVSRLEKHALKVMRQYLMA from the coding sequence ATGGCACTGAATAAAGTGGAAATATGTGGTGTGGACACGTCGAAGCTGCCGCTGCTTAAGGAAGAAGAGAAAAATGCACTATTTGCAAAGATTAAGGCAGGAGATGAGGGAGCGAAAGAGCAATATATAAAAGGAAATCTAAGACTGGTATTAAGCGTAATCAAGCGTTTTACGAATAGCAATGAAAATCCGGATGATCTGTTTCAGATAGGATGCATCGGGCTGATCAAGGCAATCAATAATTTTAACACAGAGCTGGATGTCAAATTTTCTACCTATGCAGTTCCGATGATTATCGGGGAGATCAGAAGATATATGAGAGACAATAATTCGATTCGTGTAAGTCGTTCGCTGCGGGATACGGCATACAAAGCAATCTATGCAAAAGAGGGATATATGAAACGGAATCTAAGGGAGCCGACACTTCAGGAAATCTCAGAAGAGATTGGCATAGCAAAAGAAGATATTGTGTTTGCGATGGATGCGATTCAGGCGCCGATGAGCTTAAATGAGCCGGTCTATAATGACGGTGGAGATGCACTTTATGTGATGGATCAGATCAGTGACAAAAAAAATAAAGAAGAGAACTGGATTGAGGAACTGGCGCTTCAGGCAGCGATGGAACATCTGGGAGAGAGAGAAAAATATATTATCCGATTACGTTTTTTTGAGGGGCGCACCCAGATGGAAGTTGCGGAGGATATTGATATTTCCCAGGCACAGGTGAGCAGACTTGAAAAACACGCATTGAAGGTGATGCGCCAGTATCTGATGGCATGA
- a CDS encoding MBL fold metallo-hydrolase RNA specificity domain-containing protein yields MKLTFIGAAHEVTGSCHLLETNGKHILIDCGMEQGPDLYENQELPIAPGDIDFILLTHAHIDHSGLIPLMVKNGFKGQIVTTFATADLCDIMLRDSAHIQEFEAEWRNRKARRSGEPLYEPLYTMQDAQDAVELLAPCDYEQRIELCKGVEVRFTDIGHLLGSACIEIWITEEGLSRKIVFSGDVGNINQPIIKDPKQIKEADYVVIESTYGDRLHGDERPDYLGEFTRILRDTFQKGGNVVIPSFAVGRTQELLYFIREIKEKNLLSDFPNFDVYVDSPLAIEATSVFTKNERDCFDKEAMELVDQGINPLVFPGLRLSVTSDDSKLINFDSRPKVIISASGMCEAGRIRHHLKHNLWRKECTILFVGYQAVGTLGRKLIEGAPVVKLFGETIEVAARIESLKGISGHADMNGLLDWLGGFESDIRHVFVVHGEDQVTDSFAETVTERFDIPAFAPYSGGCVDLATNQILSKGNPIVKKKVEKPEKLRAESAFNRTVNAGKYLLEVIMKNEGLANKDLAKLEAQIKNLADKWNR; encoded by the coding sequence ATGAAATTAACGTTTATCGGAGCAGCCCACGAAGTGACTGGAAGCTGTCATTTGCTGGAGACGAATGGTAAGCACATTTTGATTGACTGTGGTATGGAGCAGGGACCGGATTTGTATGAGAATCAGGAACTTCCGATTGCACCGGGAGATATTGATTTTATACTTCTGACACATGCACATATTGACCATTCAGGTTTGATTCCGCTTATGGTGAAAAATGGATTTAAAGGACAGATTGTCACCACTTTTGCAACCGCGGATCTCTGCGATATTATGCTTCGAGACAGTGCCCATATTCAGGAGTTTGAAGCGGAGTGGAGAAATCGAAAGGCAAGACGTTCCGGTGAGCCGCTGTATGAGCCGCTGTATACGATGCAGGATGCACAGGATGCAGTGGAACTTTTGGCACCGTGCGATTATGAGCAGCGGATAGAGCTGTGCAAGGGCGTGGAAGTGCGTTTTACGGATATTGGACATTTGCTTGGCTCTGCCTGTATTGAGATTTGGATTACAGAAGAGGGGCTATCACGGAAAATTGTATTTTCAGGAGACGTCGGAAATATCAATCAGCCGATTATCAAAGACCCGAAACAGATAAAAGAGGCAGATTATGTTGTGATTGAATCGACTTACGGAGATCGTCTGCATGGAGATGAGAGACCGGATTATTTGGGAGAATTTACAAGGATTTTGCGAGATACCTTCCAAAAAGGAGGCAATGTGGTGATTCCTTCTTTTGCAGTGGGAAGGACGCAGGAACTACTGTATTTTATCCGTGAGATCAAAGAGAAGAATCTGCTGAGTGATTTCCCGAACTTTGATGTGTATGTGGACAGTCCGCTTGCGATTGAGGCAACCAGTGTGTTTACAAAGAATGAGAGAGATTGTTTTGATAAAGAGGCAATGGAATTGGTGGATCAGGGAATTAACCCGCTTGTATTTCCGGGTCTGAGGCTTTCTGTGACGAGTGACGATTCCAAATTGATCAATTTTGACAGCAGACCAAAAGTCATTATATCCGCTTCCGGAATGTGCGAGGCGGGCAGAATCCGGCACCATCTGAAACATAATCTCTGGAGAAAAGAATGTACGATTCTTTTTGTAGGTTATCAGGCGGTCGGTACACTCGGACGAAAACTGATCGAGGGAGCGCCTGTTGTCAAGCTGTTTGGCGAGACTATTGAGGTGGCTGCCAGAATTGAATCGTTGAAAGGAATCAGCGGCCATGCGGATATGAATGGACTGCTTGACTGGCTTGGTGGATTTGAATCGGATATCAGGCATGTATTTGTCGTGCATGGCGAGGATCAGGTGACCGATTCCTTTGCAGAGACAGTGACTGAGAGATTTGACATACCGGCATTCGCACCGTATTCAGGCGGATGTGTAGATCTTGCGACGAATCAGATTCTGTCAAAAGGAAATCCGATTGTGAAGAAGAAAGTGGAGAAACCAGAGAAATTGAGAGCAGAAAGTGCATTTAACCGCACGGTAAACGCGGGAAAATATCTGCTTGAAGTTATTATGAAAAATGAAGGTCTCGCAAATAAAGACCTTGCGAAATTAGAAGCTCAGATTAAAAATCTGGCAGATAAATGGAACCGGTAA
- the sigE gene encoding RNA polymerase sporulation sigma factor SigE, translating to MVINTVMSHQFKFKFIPGFRTFLFPEKKDIHYIGGSEVLPAPLAVEEEAEAINELGSKDDEYAKKVLIEHNLRLVVYIAKKFDNTGVGVEDLISIGTIGLIKAINTFNPTKNIKLATYASRCIENEILMYLRRNNKTKLEVSIDEPLNVDWDGNELLLSDILGTEEDTIYRDLENEAERKLLVKAIGRLSNRERMIVRMRFGLGTLDGEEKTQKEVADLLGISQSYISRLEKKIMQRLKREMVRYES from the coding sequence ATGGTTATCAACACAGTGATGTCACATCAGTTTAAATTTAAATTTATACCGGGATTTCGAACATTTTTGTTTCCGGAAAAGAAGGATATACATTACATAGGGGGCTCTGAAGTGCTTCCGGCTCCACTGGCGGTGGAGGAAGAAGCAGAAGCAATCAACGAGCTCGGCTCAAAAGACGATGAGTATGCCAAGAAAGTTTTGATTGAACACAATCTGAGACTTGTCGTCTACATTGCAAAAAAATTTGACAATACAGGGGTTGGAGTAGAAGATCTGATATCGATTGGGACGATTGGTCTGATCAAGGCAATCAATACATTCAATCCGACAAAGAATATAAAGCTTGCGACATATGCCTCCAGATGTATTGAGAATGAGATTTTGATGTATCTGAGAAGAAATAATAAGACAAAGCTGGAAGTGTCAATTGATGAGCCGCTAAATGTTGACTGGGATGGAAATGAGCTTTTGTTGTCCGATATTCTGGGGACAGAAGAGGATACGATATATCGTGATCTGGAAAATGAGGCAGAGCGAAAATTACTTGTTAAAGCAATCGGCAGGCTTTCCAACAGAGAGAGGATGATCGTGCGGATGCGTTTTGGGCTTGGAACACTTGACGGGGAGGAAAAAACGCAAAAAGAGGTCGCTGACCTCCTTGGCATTTCACAGTCTTATATTTCAAGATTGGAGAAGAAAATCATGCAGAGATTAAAGCGGGAAATGGTGCGTTATGAATCTTAA
- a CDS encoding sigma-E processing peptidase SpoIIGA, with translation MMDYILLLLVRKMLKCTATHGNICIGAMTGSFLTCLVIILPVLHPFLKFILFHVVVNTAMIKAGLKIKDMRNFVKALLMLYTGGFLLGGVMEHFRQYIKIGSMFLLVAVAAYYVVTWIWSFIVSVQRVNQYQCRAQLYLGQKKCCIKGMIDTGNGLRDPVTNEPVSILDRKTAMKFLGEEKMGKIRYVPYHSIGKREGVLPVVRIDKMCVENDEIHWIKNPLIGISEEEITAEDTYQMILNPDIF, from the coding sequence ATGATGGACTATATACTTTTGCTTTTAGTTCGAAAGATGTTAAAGTGTACTGCCACGCACGGTAATATCTGTATAGGAGCAATGACAGGATCTTTTCTGACGTGTCTGGTCATCATATTACCGGTCTTACATCCGTTTTTGAAATTCATACTGTTCCATGTAGTTGTAAACACAGCAATGATCAAAGCAGGGCTTAAGATCAAAGATATGAGAAATTTTGTAAAAGCGCTTTTGATGCTTTATACGGGTGGATTCCTGCTGGGAGGTGTGATGGAGCATTTCAGACAGTACATAAAGATTGGAAGTATGTTTCTGCTTGTCGCAGTCGCTGCATATTACGTTGTTACATGGATATGGAGTTTTATCGTTTCCGTTCAAAGAGTGAATCAATATCAATGTAGAGCGCAGTTGTATCTGGGACAAAAGAAATGTTGTATAAAAGGCATGATTGACACTGGCAACGGACTGAGAGACCCTGTCACAAATGAGCCTGTCAGCATATTGGACAGAAAGACGGCGATGAAATTTTTGGGAGAAGAAAAAATGGGGAAGATCAGATATGTTCCGTATCATTCAATCGGAAAGCGGGAAGGGGTTCTTCCGGTTGTGCGGATTGACAAAATGTGTGTGGAAAATGATGAAATTCACTGGATTAAAAATCCGTTGATTGGAATCAGTGAGGAAGAAATTACGGCAGAAGATACATATCAGATGATTTTAAATCCTGACATATTTTAG
- the ftsZ gene encoding cell division protein FtsZ yields MLEIKTNESEAAAKIIVVGVGGGGNNAVNRMIDEQIAGVEFIAINTDKQALQLAKAPTLMQIGDKLTKGLGAGAKPEIGEKAAEESEEEIAAALKGADMVFVTCGMGGGTGTGATPVVARIAKEQGALTVGVVTKPFRFESKTRMNNALAGIEKLKENVDTLIVIPNDKLLEVVDRRTTMPDALKKADEVLQQGIQGITDLINVPSLINLDFADVQTVMLDKGIAHIGIGYGKGDDKALEAVKEAVSSPLLETTIAGASHVIINISGDITLMDASDAAEYVQDLAGEEANIIFGAMYDDTKTDEATITVIATGLHNTGGTASKLKSRLEKTVMPTIQNVERQEAPVAQQSANKFDLGADAVNAAQPKTAGGTMPTLQVPRTPTSHVKEQSIKIPSFLKK; encoded by the coding sequence TTGTTAGAAATCAAAACAAATGAATCAGAAGCAGCAGCAAAAATAATTGTAGTAGGTGTCGGTGGCGGCGGTAACAATGCGGTGAACCGCATGATCGATGAGCAGATTGCCGGAGTTGAATTTATTGCAATTAATACAGATAAACAGGCGTTACAGTTGGCAAAAGCTCCAACATTGATGCAGATTGGGGATAAGCTTACAAAAGGTCTCGGTGCAGGAGCAAAACCTGAGATTGGTGAAAAAGCAGCAGAAGAAAGTGAAGAAGAGATTGCAGCAGCATTGAAAGGTGCTGATATGGTATTCGTGACATGTGGTATGGGTGGCGGAACCGGTACAGGTGCTACACCGGTTGTTGCACGTATTGCGAAAGAGCAGGGAGCGCTTACAGTTGGTGTCGTTACAAAACCTTTCCGTTTTGAATCAAAGACACGTATGAACAATGCTCTTGCAGGAATTGAAAAGCTCAAAGAGAATGTAGATACACTGATTGTAATCCCGAACGACAAGCTGCTTGAAGTGGTAGACAGAAGAACGACTATGCCGGACGCGCTGAAGAAGGCAGACGAGGTATTGCAGCAGGGTATTCAGGGAATCACAGACTTGATCAATGTACCTTCTTTGATCAATTTGGACTTTGCCGATGTGCAGACAGTAATGCTTGACAAAGGTATTGCACACATTGGTATCGGATATGGAAAGGGAGATGACAAGGCTCTTGAGGCAGTGAAGGAAGCTGTTTCCAGTCCACTTTTAGAGACAACAATTGCAGGTGCATCTCATGTTATCATCAACATTTCAGGTGATATCACATTGATGGATGCAAGTGATGCAGCTGAATATGTACAGGATCTTGCAGGCGAAGAAGCTAATATTATTTTCGGTGCAATGTATGATGATACAAAGACAGATGAGGCGACAATCACAGTTATTGCGACAGGTTTACATAATACAGGCGGAACAGCTTCTAAATTAAAATCAAGATTAGAGAAGACTGTTATGCCGACTATCCAGAATGTAGAAAGACAGGAAGCTCCTGTAGCTCAGCAGTCAGCGAACAAGTTTGATCTTGGAGCAGATGCCGTGAATGCAGCACAGCCAAAGACTGCAGGTGGAACGATGCCTACATTACAGGTTCCAAGAACACCAACGAGCCATGTAAAGGAACAGTCTATTAAGATTCCATCATTTTTGAAAAAATAA
- a CDS encoding cell division protein FtsQ/DivIB, whose protein sequence is MEQEREEIEERPRKKRKKKKSKIGYYLYAVVVLILTIAIIVVATLILFHVQKIDVKGTQYSEKNEVLEWVREDKYTSNALYAFWKFKFGSYKMPPYLEKVEVGLSAPWALKVKVTEKKMIGCIVSDNEYVYFDKEGLVLLKSTEKMDGVPVIEGLETETIEQYKKLSVDNEKVFSYIVELTKEIKKNDLEPDRIVWEDNSMDLYFENVCVRLGRSRFDEKVVQLPPILEKLEGKTGVLDMEYYNEASSDISFKEEVTTNE, encoded by the coding sequence ATGGAGCAGGAAAGAGAAGAGATCGAAGAAAGACCGAGAAAAAAAAGAAAAAAGAAAAAAAGTAAAATTGGATATTATTTATATGCGGTTGTTGTGCTGATACTGACGATCGCTATCATAGTAGTAGCTACATTGATTTTATTTCATGTGCAGAAGATAGATGTAAAAGGAACGCAGTACAGTGAAAAGAATGAGGTGCTAGAGTGGGTTCGGGAAGATAAATACACTTCGAATGCGTTGTATGCATTTTGGAAATTTAAGTTTGGTTCCTATAAGATGCCGCCATATCTGGAAAAAGTAGAGGTAGGGCTTTCGGCTCCGTGGGCATTAAAAGTAAAAGTGACAGAGAAAAAGATGATTGGCTGCATAGTATCAGACAATGAGTATGTATATTTTGACAAAGAAGGGCTTGTGCTTCTGAAAAGTACTGAGAAGATGGATGGGGTACCGGTGATAGAAGGACTGGAAACCGAAACGATCGAACAGTACAAAAAGCTTTCTGTGGATAATGAGAAAGTATTCTCTTATATTGTGGAGTTGACAAAAGAGATAAAGAAAAATGATTTGGAGCCGGATCGCATTGTGTGGGAAGACAACAGCATGGATCTGTACTTTGAAAATGTGTGTGTGCGTCTTGGAAGAAGCCGTTTTGACGAAAAAGTGGTTCAGCTTCCACCTATTTTAGAAAAATTAGAGGGAAAAACAGGCGTGCTCGATATGGAATATTACAATGAAGCAAGTTCAGATATCAGTTTTAAAGAAGAAGTTACAACAAACGAGTAA
- a CDS encoding FtsW/RodA/SpoVE family cell cycle protein produces the protein MTRQNKKRGYDYSLLAVVFLLVIIGLVILYSTSAYNGQVKFHDRFYYLKKQAFATALGLALMFFMANIDYHIWQKFAVPAYITALMLSVAVLLVGDEYNGSKRWLSFGPLSFQPSEFAKIAVILFLACVITKNVRKMKQMRYLLFVMLLILPIVGLVGASNLSTAIIILGIGAVLVFVASPKYAQFVWLCVSGAGFMGIFLALESYRLERLAIWRNPEKYEKGYQTLQGLFAIGSGGLFGRGLGASVQKLGFVPEAQNDMIFSIVCEELGLVGASFIILLFLILIWRFFMIATHAKDLFGALIASGAMAHMMIQVILNIAVVTNTIPNTGITLPFISYGGTSVMFLLLEMGLVLSVSNLIE, from the coding sequence TTGACGCGGCAGAACAAAAAGAGAGGATATGATTACAGCCTTCTCGCAGTTGTTTTCCTGCTGGTAATCATAGGGTTGGTTATTTTGTACAGTACAAGTGCCTACAACGGACAGGTAAAATTCCACGATCGGTTTTATTATTTGAAAAAACAGGCATTTGCGACGGCGCTTGGACTGGCACTGATGTTTTTTATGGCGAATATCGATTATCATATTTGGCAGAAATTTGCAGTGCCGGCATATATTACGGCGCTAATGCTGTCTGTAGCTGTTTTGCTTGTAGGTGATGAGTATAATGGGTCCAAAAGATGGTTATCTTTCGGACCTTTGTCATTTCAGCCTTCAGAATTTGCAAAGATTGCAGTGATCTTATTCTTGGCATGTGTGATCACAAAGAATGTGCGAAAAATGAAACAAATGCGATATTTGCTGTTTGTCATGCTTCTGATTTTGCCGATCGTAGGACTTGTGGGGGCGAGTAATTTAAGCACCGCAATCATTATTCTTGGAATTGGCGCTGTGCTTGTGTTTGTGGCAAGTCCAAAGTATGCACAGTTTGTATGGCTCTGTGTCAGCGGCGCCGGATTTATGGGGATTTTTCTGGCGCTTGAGAGCTATCGACTGGAACGGCTGGCAATTTGGAGGAATCCGGAAAAATATGAAAAAGGCTATCAGACATTGCAGGGATTGTTTGCAATTGGCTCGGGCGGTCTCTTTGGAAGAGGTCTTGGGGCAAGCGTGCAAAAGCTTGGATTTGTTCCAGAGGCGCAAAATGATATGATTTTTTCCATTGTCTGTGAAGAATTAGGTCTTGTGGGAGCGTCATTTATTATTCTTTTATTTCTGATTTTAATCTGGCGTTTTTTTATGATTGCCACACATGCAAAAGATTTGTTTGGGGCGCTGATCGCGTCCGGAGCGATGGCGCATATGATGATTCAGGTCATACTCAATATTGCAGTTGTCACCAACACGATACCAAATACAGGAATCACGCTGCCGTTTATCAGTTATGGAGGAACTTCGGTTATGTTTCTTCTATTAGAAATGGGGCTTGTCCTGAGTGTATCGAATCTGATAGAATAG
- the murD gene encoding UDP-N-acetylmuramoyl-L-alanine--D-glutamate ligase, translating to MDMKNKKVLVFGSGISGIGAGKLLEQVGASVVLYDGKETLDKEVLKAQLGDDTKAEIILGELSEEVMETLDLVVMSPGVPTDLPVVLKMRDMGIPIWGEVELAYTYGKGDVLAITGTNGKTTTTALLGEIMKNYKESVFVVGNIGNPYTAAALEMREDSVAVAEMSSFQLETIHEFRPKVSAILNITPDHLNRHHTMEAYIKAKEDIAKNQTKEDTCVLNYEDEVTRKIGENVKANVLYFSSQRKLDRGIYLDDGNIILRQDEEILVCNVNELKLLGTHNYENVMAAVAMAAAYGTPMEVIRRTIKEFAGVEHRIEFVREKDGVAYYNDSKGTNPDAAIKGIQAMNRPTVLIGGGYDKDSEYEEWIQAFDGKVKLLVLVGATKEKIAEAAERVGFVSYVMADSFEEAVEKCIEAAEPGDAVLLSPACASWGMFKNYEERGDKFKELVNCL from the coding sequence ATGGATATGAAAAATAAAAAAGTACTTGTATTTGGTTCTGGAATCAGCGGAATCGGAGCAGGAAAATTATTAGAACAGGTTGGAGCATCGGTTGTTTTATATGACGGAAAAGAGACACTCGACAAAGAAGTGTTAAAAGCACAGCTTGGTGACGATACAAAAGCAGAAATCATTTTGGGAGAACTTTCAGAGGAGGTTATGGAGACGCTTGATCTTGTTGTGATGAGTCCTGGAGTGCCTACAGACCTTCCGGTTGTCTTAAAGATGCGTGATATGGGAATTCCGATCTGGGGAGAGGTCGAGCTTGCCTATACATATGGAAAAGGCGATGTGCTTGCAATCACAGGAACCAATGGAAAGACGACGACGACTGCACTTTTGGGAGAGATTATGAAGAACTATAAAGAGAGTGTATTTGTGGTTGGAAATATCGGAAATCCATACACGGCAGCTGCGTTAGAAATGAGAGAGGACAGCGTGGCGGTGGCTGAGATGAGTAGTTTTCAGTTGGAGACAATCCATGAATTTCGCCCGAAAGTCAGTGCAATTTTAAATATTACACCGGATCATCTAAACCGTCATCATACGATGGAAGCGTATATCAAGGCAAAAGAGGATATCGCCAAAAATCAGACGAAAGAAGATACTTGTGTACTGAATTACGAAGATGAAGTGACAAGAAAAATTGGAGAAAATGTAAAAGCGAATGTTCTATATTTCAGTAGTCAGCGTAAACTAGACAGAGGGATTTATTTAGATGATGGGAATATTATATTGAGGCAGGACGAAGAAATCCTGGTCTGCAATGTAAATGAGCTGAAATTACTTGGGACACACAACTACGAGAATGTGATGGCAGCAGTTGCTATGGCTGCGGCATATGGGACACCGATGGAGGTTATCCGCAGGACGATCAAAGAATTTGCGGGAGTGGAGCACCGGATCGAATTTGTGCGTGAAAAAGACGGTGTTGCATATTACAATGATTCCAAAGGTACGAATCCGGATGCGGCGATCAAAGGGATTCAGGCGATGAACCGACCAACAGTTCTGATCGGCGGCGGATATGACAAAGACTCTGAGTACGAGGAATGGATTCAGGCGTTTGACGGGAAGGTAAAACTCCTCGTATTAGTCGGGGCAACAAAAGAGAAAATTGCAGAAGCAGCCGAGAGAGTTGGATTTGTGTCATATGTTATGGCAGACTCTTTTGAGGAAGCAGTAGAGAAATGTATTGAGGCGGCAGAGCCTGGGGATGCAGTTTTGTTATCGCCGGCATGTGCAAGCTGGGGAATGTTTAAAAACTATGAGGAACGAGGAGATAAATTCAAAGAACTTGTAAATTGTCTATAA